In Hippoglossus stenolepis isolate QCI-W04-F060 chromosome 13, HSTE1.2, whole genome shotgun sequence, a single genomic region encodes these proteins:
- the LOC118119890 gene encoding TSC22 domain family protein 1 isoform X3, with protein sequence MFLLTDGSMRVRGVRVQGHDEMAMELLFWELEEHLKSSSGASVVAIDNKIEQAMDLVKSHLMYAVREEVEVLKEQIKELIERNSQLEQENTLLKTLASPEQMAQFQAQVQTGSPPAPLSSATTGPPSTAALAQPTSHSSGPSA encoded by the exons ATGTTCCTTTTGACGGACGGCTCCATGAGAGTGCGGGGTGTGCGGGTGCAGGGCCATGACGAGATGGCGATGGAGCTTTTGTTctgggagctggaggagcacctcaaaag TTCGTCAGGCGCCAGCGTTGTGGCCATAGACAACAAGATTGAACAAGCGATG gacCTGGTGAAGAGTCACCTGATGTACGCTGTgcgtgaggaggtggaggtccTAAAGGAGCAGATCAAAGAGCTGATCGAGCGAAACTCCCAGTTGGAGCAGGAGAACACCCTGCTGAAGACACTGGCCAGCCCGGAACAGATGGCGCAGTTCCAGGCCCAAGTTCAGACTGGCTCCCCGCCCGCCCCTCTGTCGTCCGCCACAACGGGACCCCCGAGCACCGCTGCTCTCGCCCAGCCCACCTCGCACAGCTCTGGTCCCTCGGCGTAG
- the LOC118119890 gene encoding TSC22 domain family protein 1 isoform X2 encodes MNSMNPPCYTVAMDLGVCHLRNFSISFLSSLLSAESSHVQLDNSSSGASVVAIDNKIEQAMDLVKSHLMYAVREEVEVLKEQIKELIERNSQLEQENTLLKTLASPEQMAQFQAQVQTGSPPAPLSSATTGPPSTAALAQPTSHSSGPSA; translated from the exons ATGAACAGCATGAACCCGCCGTGCTACACCGTGGCCATGGACCTAGGCGTCTGCCACCTCCGAAATTTCTCCATCTCGTTTCTGTCGTCGCTGCTGAGCGCGGAGAGCTCGCACGTCCAACTCGACAATAG TTCGTCAGGCGCCAGCGTTGTGGCCATAGACAACAAGATTGAACAAGCGATG gacCTGGTGAAGAGTCACCTGATGTACGCTGTgcgtgaggaggtggaggtccTAAAGGAGCAGATCAAAGAGCTGATCGAGCGAAACTCCCAGTTGGAGCAGGAGAACACCCTGCTGAAGACACTGGCCAGCCCGGAACAGATGGCGCAGTTCCAGGCCCAAGTTCAGACTGGCTCCCCGCCCGCCCCTCTGTCGTCCGCCACAACGGGACCCCCGAGCACCGCTGCTCTCGCCCAGCCCACCTCGCACAGCTCTGGTCCCTCGGCGTAG